One window of the Candidatus Zixiibacteriota bacterium genome contains the following:
- a CDS encoding membrane hypothetical protein (Evidence 5 : Unknown function), giving the protein MLSFLKFNRRQWLFFAACVMVRVIFVVAYEPVPVMWDARIYSSAALGLLDYAGQGGTFGHPDHYQAADSTAQLVQFETTMAKYIKGEQIEWLYYSRPTISQAEEYLFISGPVYPVYLAIIFLISLGATFLKVRLLNALIDGLCVVLVMKIAERLFDSRTAVLSGIIYILYLPFNLLAGLVSPDSLTIFFILLSFYLILQWYETRRRKYIYWTGFLLGILLLTRPTASLMFVPFGIGFMCDNWDRKKEMVSNLTRAAVPFILITLPWVIVTSLHYGQIAVRDPNYSEANFRSSSSIKYEGYDLDYAEKDFWTYPVSYTISHDPSGYLNLLIKKFIRLWGQPYNDFKQTFILTPGMADWYHILIVIPALFGIMLFLVDKKPGLIYLLLIPLYYTGIHVIMHSLARYNLSSMPLLIIAAAAVWVKIAGYIKETWKDKNKLIKKAVIVILALIIMALPEAVFINIVGVGAGVSAAIVLKIAAILGLSLYLLFVISRMIRIGAALKLLILPTLVLAAVIYEKGSADNSWSEWRCPLERSDQAAGVRIYVPPDIKLPPGSVARIGLDLKGTKGASEQIKLSVNGRQAQFTLNAPPLDVFYYKKATYRVFEGLTGIGKDEMRYWSFVALTGAEFNQAIEKNGYIDIQLNIIPAPGARVDLYGTYSVGAEDSLLIPDLSHYSIERFVEKGDPRVRLKYHLSSDSTVSYYIDEGRENDNDLSPLRGRQSGRYNIIIEVRKGDGTSVYF; this is encoded by the coding sequence ATGCTGTCTTTTTTAAAATTCAACCGCCGGCAATGGCTGTTTTTTGCGGCCTGCGTGATGGTGCGGGTGATATTTGTTGTCGCCTATGAGCCGGTTCCGGTCATGTGGGACGCCCGAATCTATTCCTCGGCGGCGCTGGGATTGCTCGATTACGCGGGGCAAGGGGGAACGTTTGGCCACCCCGACCATTATCAAGCGGCCGACAGCACCGCCCAACTGGTTCAATTCGAAACCACTATGGCCAAATATATCAAAGGGGAACAGATAGAATGGCTCTACTATTCCCGGCCGACCATATCGCAGGCAGAGGAGTACCTGTTCATATCGGGGCCGGTATATCCGGTTTATCTGGCCATTATTTTTTTGATTAGCCTGGGCGCGACCTTTCTGAAAGTCCGACTGTTGAACGCCCTGATCGACGGGCTGTGCGTGGTGCTGGTGATGAAAATTGCGGAGCGGCTGTTTGATTCCAGGACAGCCGTTTTATCAGGAATAATATATATCCTTTATTTGCCTTTTAATTTATTGGCGGGATTGGTTTCTCCGGACTCGTTGACAATATTTTTCATCCTTCTCAGTTTCTATTTGATTCTTCAATGGTATGAAACCCGGAGAAGAAAATATATTTACTGGACAGGTTTTCTGCTGGGAATATTGCTTCTCACGCGTCCAACCGCATCGCTTATGTTCGTTCCATTCGGGATTGGCTTTATGTGTGACAATTGGGATCGAAAAAAAGAGATGGTCTCAAATCTTACGCGTGCGGCCGTACCATTTATTCTAATTACGCTACCTTGGGTGATAGTCACCAGTCTGCACTACGGCCAGATAGCGGTTCGCGATCCCAATTACTCGGAGGCGAATTTTCGCTCAAGTTCTTCCATAAAATATGAGGGATACGACCTTGATTATGCCGAGAAAGATTTCTGGACCTACCCGGTTTCTTATACAATCAGCCATGATCCCTCCGGCTATCTGAATCTTCTGATAAAGAAATTCATTCGCCTCTGGGGACAGCCGTACAACGATTTCAAGCAGACATTTATTCTGACGCCGGGTATGGCGGATTGGTACCATATACTGATTGTGATTCCGGCTCTGTTCGGCATAATGCTGTTCCTGGTCGACAAGAAACCGGGGCTCATATATCTGCTGTTGATACCGCTATATTACACCGGCATTCATGTCATAATGCATTCCCTGGCGCGATACAATTTGAGTTCGATGCCGCTATTGATTATTGCCGCCGCTGCGGTATGGGTAAAAATCGCCGGATATATTAAAGAAACGTGGAAGGATAAGAATAAATTGATTAAGAAGGCGGTGATTGTTATCCTGGCGCTGATAATAATGGCCCTGCCGGAAGCAGTATTTATAAATATCGTCGGCGTCGGCGCCGGGGTTTCTGCGGCTATCGTACTGAAAATAGCGGCGATTCTTGGATTGTCGCTTTATCTCCTATTTGTCATATCCCGAATGATTAGGATTGGCGCGGCCTTGAAGTTATTGATATTACCGACATTAGTGCTGGCGGCTGTCATTTATGAAAAGGGGAGCGCCGATAACAGTTGGTCGGAATGGCGCTGTCCGCTGGAGAGAAGCGATCAGGCGGCCGGGGTCAGAATATATGTCCCTCCCGATATTAAATTACCGCCGGGGAGCGTGGCGCGAATCGGGCTTGATCTGAAGGGAACCAAGGGGGCATCCGAGCAGATAAAACTATCGGTTAATGGCCGTCAGGCGCAGTTCACGCTTAATGCGCCGCCCCTCGATGTTTTTTATTATAAAAAGGCGACATATCGCGTGTTTGAAGGTTTGACGGGGATCGGAAAGGATGAAATGCGCTACTGGTCCTTTGTGGCGCTGACCGGCGCCGAGTTCAATCAGGCCATCGAGAAAAACGGGTATATCGATATCCAATTAAATATTATTCCGGCGCCGGGAGCGCGGGTCGATTTATATGGCACATATAGTGTCGGGGCGGAAGACAGTCTCTTGATTCCGGATCTTTCCCATTATTCAATAGAGCGGTTTGTGGAAAAAGGGGACCCGCGGGTCCGCCTGAAATATCATCTTTCATCGGATTCGACCGTTTCATATTATATTGATGAAGGTCGCGAAAACGACAATGACCTGTCGCCCTTACGGGGCCGTCAGAGCGGACGGTATAATATTATTATCGAGGTCCGGAAAGGTGATGGAACAAGTGTTTATTTTTAA
- a CDS encoding NAD-dependent epimerase/dehydratase → MINIDFTGSRVLVTGGAGFVGSNLVEAIVRAGGKVAVLDDLFTGERKNIEPSVPYEFIQGSVTDYKLVRSAMDGVDYVAHLAARNIIVSTKNPREDYETNIGGTLNVLMAARETKPKGVVYTSSASIYGNPRILPIVEDEAPLTFSPYSVSKLAGENYCYAFYETYYVPVSVVRYSNIYGPKQNPANPYCGVISKFIEAIAAGRNLQIHGDGLQTRDFTYVDDAVSGTLMALLSPRADGMVFNMGTGIETSIMGIVELLADLMGRKAGCEHIDRRDIDNIRRRVLNIERIRTRLRWHPQVSLHEGLKRTIEWYQAAQTSR, encoded by the coding sequence GTGATAAATATCGATTTTACGGGAAGCAGAGTGCTGGTGACCGGGGGAGCCGGTTTTGTCGGCTCCAACCTGGTGGAAGCGATCGTTCGGGCGGGGGGCAAAGTGGCCGTGCTCGACGACCTGTTCACGGGGGAACGAAAAAATATCGAACCATCGGTGCCGTACGAGTTTATTCAGGGCTCTGTCACGGATTATAAACTGGTGCGCTCGGCGATGGATGGTGTCGATTATGTGGCGCATCTGGCGGCGCGCAATATTATTGTCTCGACCAAAAATCCCCGCGAGGATTATGAGACCAATATCGGGGGGACACTTAATGTCTTGATGGCGGCCAGGGAGACAAAGCCGAAAGGCGTCGTTTATACATCGTCGGCCTCGATTTACGGCAATCCGAGAATACTGCCAATCGTGGAGGACGAAGCGCCGCTCACTTTTTCGCCTTATTCGGTGTCGAAATTGGCCGGAGAAAATTACTGCTACGCTTTCTATGAGACCTATTATGTGCCGGTTTCGGTCGTAAGGTATTCCAATATTTATGGTCCCAAACAGAATCCCGCCAATCCGTACTGCGGGGTAATTTCAAAATTTATCGAGGCGATTGCGGCCGGGCGAAATCTGCAGATCCATGGCGACGGCCTTCAGACCCGCGATTTCACCTATGTAGATGATGCCGTTTCGGGAACGCTGATGGCGCTTTTGTCGCCGCGGGCCGACGGCATGGTGTTCAACATGGGAACCGGCATTGAGACAAGCATAATGGGGATTGTGGAACTTCTGGCGGACCTGATGGGACGCAAGGCCGGGTGCGAGCATATCGACCGGCGCGATATCGACAATATCCGGCGGCGGGTGCTGAATATCGAGCGGATCCGGACCCGATTGCGCTGGCACCCGCAGGTGAGTCTGCACGAGGGGCTGAAGCGGACGATAGAGTGGTATCAAGCGGCCCAAACAAGCCGATAA
- a CDS encoding Glycosyltransferases involved in cell wall biogenesis: MGKKLLVILPAYNESGKIGRVVEKVKRIGMADEIAVVDDCSSDGTSEEAKAAGATVLRHEINRGVGAGIRTGIKYGIEKGYEIGAVLSGDDQHEPTEIERVVGPIARGEYDFVQGSRRLKGGRVVNDRPFRMVTTQLYSLFFSILVLKRVTDATNGFRAFRLSLFKDFDIDIDQAWLDRYELEPYILYKAIKCRKIRFREVPITIYYHGGRKQFTKMKPFRDWWRLAKPLLYLGLRLRK; the protein is encoded by the coding sequence GTGGGTAAGAAACTTCTGGTGATACTTCCGGCATATAACGAATCGGGGAAAATAGGGCGAGTGGTGGAAAAGGTCAAGAGGATCGGGATGGCCGATGAGATTGCGGTGGTTGATGATTGTTCCAGCGACGGAACATCGGAAGAGGCAAAAGCGGCCGGGGCGACGGTGCTTCGTCATGAAATCAATCGGGGTGTAGGAGCCGGTATCAGAACCGGAATAAAATACGGAATTGAAAAGGGGTACGAAATTGGGGCTGTTCTATCCGGTGACGATCAGCACGAACCGACCGAGATAGAACGAGTGGTCGGGCCGATTGCGAGAGGGGAGTACGATTTTGTGCAGGGGTCGAGACGGCTGAAAGGCGGTCGGGTGGTAAATGACCGGCCGTTCCGGATGGTGACAACGCAATTATATTCCTTATTTTTTTCAATACTGGTTCTGAAGCGAGTGACCGATGCCACCAACGGTTTTCGGGCCTTTCGACTTTCTCTCTTCAAGGATTTCGATATCGATATCGATCAGGCCTGGCTTGACAGATACGAACTGGAGCCATATATATTATACAAGGCGATAAAATGCAGAAAAATCAGATTTCGGGAGGTCCCGATCACCATTTACTATCACGGGGGACGGAAACAATTCACCAAAATGAAACCGTTTCGTGACTGGTGGCGATTGGCAAAACCGCTCCTGTATCTGGGATTGCGATTGAGGAAATAG
- a CDS encoding conserved membrane hypothetical protein (Evidence 4 : Unknown function but conserved in other organisms): MLKSKFWSVVIGIGISAVFLFIILRNVDISQLGRAMKEANYFWLIPNIFFVCFAMYQRAERWKYMLRPIAKVPYKNLLAATCIGFMANNVLPLRLGEFVRAYSLSKQDKEITKSASLATIFVERMVFDLLALLLILAVVLLITPLPVDSRFKLGIFLSLIVAVIGLIFAVTIVMRPEGSGRLLSKYLFFLPASTREKVNHTVLKFSRGLLFMKSWRELLWVSAHTIFLWLCMGISNIFVFYAFGYHLPIYASYVLLVVVSILILIPSSPGFIGVYHAGVILTLRMYGIGHDNALSCAIVLHAAQFIPITLMGFYFLKKEHLSLSQLRKEAMSEGAQASG, encoded by the coding sequence ATGTTGAAAAGTAAATTCTGGTCGGTGGTCATCGGTATCGGTATTTCCGCCGTGTTTCTGTTCATAATTCTTCGGAATGTCGATATAAGTCAACTGGGGCGGGCGATGAAAGAGGCCAACTACTTCTGGCTCATCCCGAACATTTTTTTCGTCTGTTTCGCCATGTATCAGCGGGCCGAACGCTGGAAATATATGTTGCGCCCGATCGCAAAAGTGCCCTATAAGAATCTTCTGGCGGCCACCTGCATCGGCTTCATGGCCAATAATGTCCTGCCGCTTCGTCTGGGGGAATTTGTCCGGGCGTACTCGCTTTCCAAGCAGGACAAGGAAATTACAAAATCGGCGTCGCTGGCGACGATTTTCGTGGAGCGGATGGTTTTCGATCTTCTGGCTCTTCTCTTGATACTGGCGGTGGTGCTTTTGATCACGCCGCTTCCGGTCGATTCCCGATTCAAACTGGGCATATTCCTGTCATTAATCGTAGCGGTGATAGGATTGATATTTGCGGTGACTATTGTCATGCGACCCGAAGGATCGGGACGGCTGCTGTCGAAATACCTCTTCTTTCTGCCGGCGTCGACACGGGAGAAAGTGAATCATACCGTTTTGAAATTTTCCCGCGGTCTATTATTCATGAAAAGCTGGCGCGAATTGTTATGGGTATCGGCGCACACCATTTTCCTCTGGCTCTGTATGGGTATTTCGAATATTTTCGTCTTTTACGCTTTTGGATATCACCTTCCTATATATGCCTCTTATGTACTGCTGGTAGTGGTTTCAATACTGATTTTGATACCGTCATCGCCGGGATTTATCGGCGTCTATCATGCCGGCGTGATATTAACGCTCCGGATGTACGGTATCGGGCACGACAATGCCCTGTCCTGCGCTATTGTGCTTCATGCGGCGCAGTTCATTCCCATCACGCTCATGGGCTTCTATTTCCTGAAGAAAGAGCATCTTTCACTGAGTCAGTTGAGGAAGGAGGCGATGTCGGAGGGGGCGCAGGCGAGTGGGTAA
- a CDS encoding conserved hypothetical protein (Evidence 4 : Unknown function but conserved in other organisms), with protein MNILALNWQDLTNPQAGGAEVHLEELLRRLVKKGHRVTLFCSSFPGAAPEEVIQGVRIIRRGSRFNFNLVAPWHLRRLVRSERFDLMIEDINKIPFYTPLYMDIPTLVVVPHLFSTTVFKEINFLLGFYIYFSERPLVKVYKKCKFNVISESTADDIARRGIPRENISIVHCGIDAAIYNHDASIRKYESPTILYLGRVKKYKSVDHLIAAFKLVLDKVPEAQLKIVGSGDYLPKLKALAEDLKIADRVHFPGFVSLEDKVEIIRRSHVAVYPSLKEGWGLTNIEANACGTTVIAANVPGLKDSVVDNETGLLYPYGDINQLANKILAVITDEGTRCRLEKGGREWAGRFNWDRAGEEFMAAMEKVIG; from the coding sequence TTGAACATTCTGGCGCTGAACTGGCAGGATTTAACCAATCCGCAGGCCGGCGGAGCCGAGGTTCATCTCGAGGAACTGCTTCGGCGCTTGGTAAAAAAAGGGCACCGCGTCACTCTTTTCTGTTCCTCCTTTCCCGGTGCCGCCCCGGAGGAAGTGATCCAGGGGGTCCGCATCATTCGGCGGGGAAGCCGCTTCAATTTCAATCTGGTGGCCCCATGGCACCTTCGGCGTCTGGTACGTTCGGAACGGTTTGACCTCATGATCGAGGATATAAATAAAATACCGTTTTATACGCCACTTTATATGGACATCCCGACCCTGGTGGTGGTGCCGCATCTGTTTTCCACGACGGTCTTCAAGGAGATAAATTTCCTTTTGGGATTTTATATTTATTTTTCGGAGCGGCCGCTGGTGAAGGTCTATAAAAAGTGCAAGTTCAATGTGATTTCGGAATCGACCGCGGATGATATCGCCCGCCGGGGAATCCCCCGGGAAAATATCTCAATCGTGCATTGCGGCATAGACGCCGCCATCTATAATCATGATGCTTCGATAAGGAAGTATGAGAGTCCCACAATACTTTATCTGGGTCGGGTCAAGAAATATAAATCAGTGGATCATTTGATAGCGGCTTTCAAACTGGTTTTGGACAAGGTCCCGGAAGCGCAGTTGAAAATAGTCGGAAGCGGCGACTATCTGCCGAAATTGAAAGCGCTGGCCGAAGATCTTAAAATTGCCGATCGGGTTCATTTCCCCGGTTTTGTGAGTCTTGAGGATAAAGTGGAAATAATCAGGCGGAGCCATGTGGCGGTGTACCCGTCGCTGAAAGAAGGCTGGGGTCTGACCAATATCGAGGCCAACGCCTGCGGGACGACGGTTATTGCGGCCAATGTGCCGGGTTTGAAAGATTCGGTGGTCGATAATGAAACCGGGCTTTTATACCCTTATGGCGATATCAATCAGTTGGCGAATAAAATTCTGGCGGTGATAACAGATGAGGGAACACGCTGTCGGCTGGAAAAGGGGGGCCGGGAATGGGCCGGGCGATTCAACTGGGATCGGGCCGGGGAGGAATTTATGGCGGCAATGGAGAAGGTCATCGGTTAA
- a CDS encoding conserved membrane hypothetical protein (Evidence 4 : Unknown function but conserved in other organisms), with protein sequence MLKREENLLSGTFVNSKKNNFDRANAIVAGLVFLITFIIYYMTKAPTLSFWDCGEFIASAYILGVPHPPGSPLVVILGRFFTMLPIAADMAVRVNLLSVVSSAAAALFGYLVAVRLIRHWYDDNGDIYRRITIYIGGFTGALFMALANTQWGNSVEAEVYALAILLMMIIYWLALRYFDERGTPAGNRIMLLIPFLALLGVGIHLTIYVMIPVLALYFILDRKSGAREWAVVSFFFFIELYFIFELSSRPGEIPMYLPVLILFTIFLFHAALMHKIERPTLIAIGLYLVTLFPLYPVMAEAFARHLFGKEIGASLEGIKNIPLGWIGLAALTIWGLIGLFKFIGLRRESAQSGGWLVMAIYALAPATLLLVGLIFDGYRAFLILTVACIAAVAWALWKHINWMILAGVVAISLVIIGFWPFIWGLVVGLAVIIGLGLYLKDISWRTAIFIVILAAIGYSIHVYIPIRSARQPTINENNPSQSLTALVGYLERKQYGAESMTARMFVRRGEWVNQFGDYRRMGFWHFFRDQYGFPGGRFFFVLILGLFGIWETIRRKPDIGLPFLVLILICSVGLVLYMNFADGTRIDKVTGEDYLEVRDRDYFFTPAFVFFGLAIGLGIAAVIDLIRDAVKKFSRPVQKSVFGISCLMVLLPLFPLTANYFYNDRSRNYMPYDYANNLLMTCGKDAIMVTNGDNDTFPVWCLQDVYGIRQDVRVVNLSLANMGWYIKQLRDQLKVPIMMDDAAIDGLRAYYNRDTKGVMRVQDQVLEHIITANNWKYPVYMTVSTPESSKKLGGKSIQDNLVLDGMLYKLSPISKKDQVDYDDMKKFYTELYSYRGIADPNVYKDENAARLTGNYAQGFLILADSLRKAGNLEGAFAYVRQGLKVLPESSDLYGYGVTLLTIMKKDDTIRTFINNAEVPDKTELLFNWAITARHEGRLSEAINILETIHAGYPDYVDAYRALVAMYYQNKYYGKLRQLVTDWVQKHPDDDQSRQLFYQIQNVETGADTAGGGR encoded by the coding sequence TTGCTGAAACGTGAGGAAAACTTGCTATCGGGGACATTCGTTAATTCCAAAAAGAATAACTTCGACCGGGCGAATGCCATCGTGGCGGGCCTGGTTTTCCTGATTACATTTATAATCTATTACATGACCAAGGCCCCAACCCTTTCCTTTTGGGACTGCGGGGAATTCATTGCCAGCGCCTATATATTGGGAGTGCCCCACCCGCCCGGTTCGCCTTTGGTGGTGATATTGGGGCGTTTTTTCACGATGCTGCCGATCGCGGCGGATATGGCAGTCAGGGTCAATCTTCTCTCGGTCGTATCATCCGCCGCCGCCGCCCTGTTCGGCTATCTGGTAGCGGTGCGGCTGATTCGGCACTGGTATGACGATAACGGCGACATCTATCGTCGGATAACGATTTATATCGGCGGTTTCACCGGGGCGCTGTTTATGGCGCTGGCCAATACCCAGTGGGGTAATTCGGTGGAAGCGGAAGTTTATGCTCTGGCGATCCTTCTGATGATGATCATATACTGGCTGGCGCTCAGATATTTCGATGAGCGGGGAACGCCCGCCGGGAACCGCATCATGCTTCTGATTCCGTTTTTGGCCCTTCTGGGGGTCGGCATTCATCTGACGATTTATGTGATGATTCCCGTTCTGGCGCTCTATTTCATTCTCGACCGGAAGAGCGGAGCAAGGGAGTGGGCGGTGGTATCATTTTTCTTCTTTATAGAATTGTATTTTATTTTTGAACTGTCGTCACGGCCGGGTGAAATTCCGATGTATCTTCCGGTGTTGATTCTTTTTACGATATTTCTTTTTCATGCGGCCCTGATGCACAAAATCGAGCGGCCGACATTGATTGCGATCGGATTATATCTGGTCACGTTGTTTCCTCTCTATCCGGTAATGGCCGAAGCCTTTGCCCGTCATTTGTTCGGAAAGGAGATCGGGGCATCGCTCGAAGGAATCAAAAATATTCCCCTGGGGTGGATCGGGCTGGCCGCTCTTACGATCTGGGGTTTGATTGGGCTTTTCAAATTTATCGGGTTGAGAAGAGAGTCGGCGCAATCGGGTGGATGGCTGGTTATGGCTATATATGCTCTGGCCCCGGCGACGTTACTTCTGGTCGGCTTGATTTTCGACGGCTACCGGGCCTTTTTGATTCTTACGGTGGCCTGTATCGCGGCGGTGGCCTGGGCGCTGTGGAAACATATCAACTGGATGATTCTGGCGGGAGTGGTCGCCATCTCACTCGTAATTATCGGTTTCTGGCCGTTTATCTGGGGTTTAGTAGTCGGATTAGCAGTCATTATCGGATTGGGATTGTACTTAAAGGATATAAGCTGGCGGACGGCCATATTCATAGTCATATTGGCGGCGATTGGTTATTCGATACATGTCTATATTCCGATCCGTTCGGCCCGGCAACCGACGATCAATGAGAATAATCCATCACAATCGCTTACTGCCCTGGTCGGATATCTGGAAAGAAAGCAGTACGGAGCGGAATCGATGACGGCGCGGATGTTTGTGCGCCGCGGTGAATGGGTCAATCAATTCGGCGATTACCGCCGGATGGGGTTCTGGCATTTCTTTCGGGATCAGTACGGGTTTCCGGGTGGCCGCTTCTTTTTTGTTTTGATCCTCGGCCTGTTCGGAATCTGGGAGACAATCCGCCGCAAGCCGGATATCGGTCTGCCTTTTCTGGTACTGATATTAATATGTTCGGTGGGACTGGTGCTGTACATGAATTTCGCGGACGGGACCCGAATCGACAAGGTGACCGGCGAGGATTATCTCGAAGTCCGGGATCGGGATTATTTCTTCACCCCGGCCTTTGTCTTTTTCGGTCTGGCCATCGGCCTGGGAATCGCCGCAGTGATCGATTTGATCCGGGATGCGGTAAAAAAGTTTTCGCGGCCCGTACAAAAGTCAGTTTTCGGAATCTCCTGTTTGATGGTTCTCCTGCCGCTTTTTCCTCTGACGGCCAATTATTTCTACAATGACCGCTCGCGCAATTATATGCCGTATGATTACGCCAATAACCTTTTGATGACCTGCGGCAAAGACGCCATAATGGTAACCAACGGCGACAATGACACTTTCCCGGTCTGGTGTCTGCAGGATGTTTACGGAATCCGGCAGGATGTCCGGGTGGTCAATCTGTCTCTGGCCAATATGGGCTGGTATATAAAGCAACTCCGGGATCAATTGAAGGTTCCGATTATGATGGATGATGCGGCCATCGACGGATTGCGCGCTTATTATAACCGCGATACCAAAGGGGTCATGCGCGTCCAGGACCAAGTGCTGGAGCATATCATAACGGCCAATAACTGGAAATATCCTGTTTATATGACGGTCAGCACGCCGGAGAGCAGCAAGAAACTGGGCGGAAAATCGATTCAGGATAATCTGGTACTGGACGGAATGCTCTATAAATTGTCGCCGATCAGCAAAAAGGATCAGGTCGACTACGACGATATGAAGAAGTTCTACACGGAATTGTACAGTTACCGGGGAATCGCCGACCCGAATGTATATAAAGATGAAAATGCCGCCCGCCTGACAGGGAACTATGCGCAGGGCTTTCTGATTCTGGCCGATTCCCTGCGCAAGGCGGGGAACCTGGAAGGCGCATTCGCTTATGTCCGTCAAGGATTGAAAGTATTGCCGGAATCTTCTGATTTGTATGGTTACGGCGTGACTCTGCTGACCATAATGAAAAAAGACGATACCATAAGAACATTCATTAACAACGCCGAGGTCCCGGATAAAACGGAATTACTTTTCAATTGGGCGATTACCGCTCGCCACGAGGGGCGGTTATCGGAAGCGATCAATATCCTGGAGACCATCCACGCCGGTTATCCTGATTATGTCGATGCCTACCGGGCGCTGGTGGCGATGTACTATCAAAACAAGTATTACGGAAAATTGCGTCAACTGGTGACGGATTGGGTACAGAAGCATCCCGATGATGACCAATCGCGGCAGTTGTTCTATCAGATTCAAAATGTGGAAACCGGGGCCGATACGGCCGGGGGCGGGCGTTGA
- a CDS encoding conserved exported hypothetical protein (Evidence 4 : Unknown function but conserved in other organisms): protein MKKISTFSAIIFATCCASWCQPACAAHPSDSADTLWSVAPKIYIDCPDIESEKCDIEYFRTELGFVNFVRDRQEADIHILITARTTGGGGTQYSLEFNGFNHFAGKKDTLIYSCKDSDSEDAIRGALLRTLKLGLASYIGRTPLAPFLNVQYSRPSRPEAAVDKWNYWVFSISIDGWVQGTKSFREFYDYITLAAKRTTEQNKILFSAWSNYHENKYTMPDYRALSISRGWGSDIEYIKSLGGKWSVGLYQSIFSSTYDNRDLGGSTLALAEYDIFPYSESTRRLLTLRYRVGLQYLDYHEPTIYDKNWQWLTSELFAVTADLKRPWGSIYTVLSGSHYFYDFRRNYLQLYTRLSLQVVKGLSFNITASGARVHNQIYLPKGDLSQEDIILQRKDMETSYNYWVNFGVSYSFGSIYNNIVNPRLEN, encoded by the coding sequence ATGAAAAAAATATCGACCTTTTCCGCGATCATCTTCGCGACTTGTTGCGCCTCATGGTGTCAGCCGGCTTGCGCCGCCCATCCATCCGATTCCGCTGATACCCTTTGGAGTGTCGCTCCAAAAATTTACATCGATTGCCCCGATATTGAATCCGAAAAATGCGACATTGAGTATTTTCGAACGGAACTGGGTTTTGTCAATTTCGTGAGAGATCGTCAGGAGGCCGATATTCATATTCTCATTACAGCCCGAACTACCGGCGGCGGCGGAACTCAGTATTCACTCGAATTTAACGGTTTTAATCACTTTGCCGGAAAGAAAGATACTCTCATATATTCCTGCAAAGATTCCGATTCCGAAGATGCCATACGGGGCGCTCTCCTCCGAACTCTTAAACTCGGCCTGGCTTCCTATATCGGCAGAACCCCTCTGGCACCATTTCTGAACGTCCAGTATTCGCGGCCATCACGGCCCGAGGCCGCCGTGGATAAATGGAATTACTGGGTCTTTTCGATTTCCATCGACGGCTGGGTCCAGGGCACCAAGTCTTTCCGGGAATTCTACGACTACATCACCCTTGCCGCCAAGCGAACCACTGAACAAAATAAAATTCTCTTCTCCGCCTGGAGCAACTATCATGAGAATAAATATACCATGCCCGATTACCGAGCCCTCAGCATTTCCCGGGGCTGGGGTTCCGATATCGAATATATAAAAAGCCTGGGCGGGAAATGGTCGGTGGGGCTGTATCAATCGATCTTTTCTTCGACGTACGATAATCGTGATTTGGGAGGTTCCACTCTGGCGCTGGCAGAATACGACATTTTTCCCTACAGCGAATCCACCCGTCGTCTCCTGACATTACGTTATCGAGTTGGCTTGCAGTACTTGGATTATCATGAACCGACGATTTATGACAAAAACTGGCAGTGGCTGACCTCCGAACTCTTTGCCGTCACTGCCGACCTGAAACGCCCTTGGGGCTCCATTTACACGGTCCTCTCCGGGTCTCATTATTTTTATGATTTTAGAAGGAATTATTTGCAGTTATATACTCGCCTGTCGCTCCAGGTTGTCAAGGGCTTATCATTTAATATCACGGCCAGCGGTGCGCGCGTTCACAACCAGATTTATCTGCCGAAGGGAGATTTAAGTCAGGAAGATATCATTTTGCAGAGAAAAGATATGGAAACCAGTTACAATTACTGGGTCAATTTTGGCGTCAGTTATTCCTTCGGATCTATCTATAATAATATTGTAAATCCGCGCCTGGAAAATTAA